A stretch of Pseudomonas sp. LS.1a DNA encodes these proteins:
- the rnk gene encoding nucleoside diphosphate kinase regulator, with product MSTKPSLILTRLDVQRLERLIDSLDESTPGVLALMGELDRAEQVVGHEEVPAGVVTMNSRVHCREEASGKDYHLTLVYPKDAGPEGKVSILAPIGCALLGLSVGEQIDWPAPGGKTLKLKLLEVEYQPEAAGDFDL from the coding sequence ATGAGCACCAAGCCTTCCCTCATCCTCACCCGATTGGACGTACAACGTCTGGAGCGTCTGATCGACAGCCTCGACGAGAGTACGCCGGGTGTGCTCGCCTTGATGGGCGAGCTGGACCGCGCCGAGCAGGTGGTCGGTCACGAGGAAGTCCCGGCTGGCGTGGTGACCATGAACTCGCGCGTGCACTGCCGTGAGGAAGCCAGCGGCAAGGATTACCACTTGACCCTGGTGTACCCGAAGGATGCCGGACCGGAAGGCAAGGTCTCGATCCTGGCGCCGATTGGTTGCGCCTTGCTGGGGTTGTCGGTGGGCGAGCAGATCGACTGGCCGGCACCGGGGGGCAAGACCCTCAAGCTGAAGTTGCTGGAAGTGGAATACCAGCCAGAAGCCGCGGGCGATTTCGACCTGTAA
- a CDS encoding DUF1289 domain-containing protein encodes MSSTQTRPPKPLYSNVSPAVPSPCISVCRLDEQRVCTGCHRHVEHIREWRSADDERRRQICREAQALRDQAKAH; translated from the coding sequence ATGAGTAGCACCCAGACCCGGCCGCCCAAGCCGCTCTACAGCAATGTCAGCCCCGCCGTGCCGTCGCCCTGCATCAGCGTTTGCCGGCTGGACGAACAGCGGGTCTGCACAGGTTGCCACCGGCATGTCGAGCACATCCGCGAATGGCGCTCGGCCGATGACGAGCGGCGCCGGCAGATTTGCCGCGAGGCCCAGGCCCTGCGCGACCAGGCTAAGGCACACTGA
- the cyaY gene encoding iron donor protein CyaY, with the protein MSLSEARFHDLVDATQQALEDLFDESGLDLDMENSGGVLTVKFEGGAQLIFSRQEPLRQLWLADRSGGFHFDYDEDSGKWVCEKSEELLGEMLERIVWERAGEKLDFDEI; encoded by the coding sequence ATGAGTTTGAGTGAAGCGCGTTTCCATGATCTGGTCGACGCGACCCAACAGGCCCTGGAAGACCTGTTCGACGAGAGCGGCCTGGACCTGGACATGGAAAACTCCGGCGGCGTCCTCACCGTCAAGTTCGAGGGCGGCGCCCAACTGATCTTCAGCCGCCAGGAGCCGCTGCGTCAGCTGTGGCTGGCCGACCGCTCCGGCGGTTTCCACTTCGACTACGACGAAGACAGCGGCAAGTGGGTGTGCGAGAAGAGCGAGGAGCTGCTGGGCGAAATGCTCGAGCGCATCGTCTGGGAGCGGGCCGGCGAGAAGCTGGACTTCGACGAGATCTGA
- the lptM gene encoding LPS translocon maturation chaperone LptM — translation MKRLISSLAALVAVACLVSACGQKGPLYLPEDGKDGKASHKSHQYQPKAKPAPTQQPELQSEPEQSPAQ, via the coding sequence ATGAAGCGCCTGATTTCCTCCCTCGCGGCGCTGGTCGCTGTTGCCTGCCTCGTTTCGGCCTGCGGTCAGAAAGGCCCGCTGTACCTGCCTGAAGACGGCAAGGACGGCAAGGCCAGCCACAAGTCGCACCAGTACCAGCCAAAAGCCAAGCCGGCCCCGACGCAGCAGCCCGAGCTGCAGTCCGAGCCCGAGCAGTCGCCAGCGCAGTAA
- the lysA gene encoding diaminopimelate decarboxylase, translated as MNAFNYRDGELFAEGVGLSAIAERYGTPTYVYSRAHIEAQYRSYADALQGTEHLVCFAVKANSNLGVLNVLARLGAGFDIVSGGELERVLAAGGRADRVVFSGVGKTRDDMRRALEVGVHCFNVESTDELERLQVVAAEMGKVAPVSLRVNPDVDAGTHPYISTGLKENKFGIAIADAEAIYVRAAQLPNLEVVGVDCHIGSQLTTVEPFLDALDRLLVLVDRLAECGIHLRHLDLGGGVGVRYRDEEPPLVGDYIKAIRERVGDRDLALVFEPGRYIVANAGVLLTRVEYLKHTEHKDFAIIDAAMNDLIRPALYQAWMGVSAVKPRTGEGRAYDLVGPICETGDFLGKDRVLNLAEGDLLAVQSAGAYGFVMSSNYNTRGRCAEILVDGDQAFEVRRRETIAELYAGESLLPE; from the coding sequence ATGAACGCTTTCAACTACCGCGACGGCGAGCTGTTCGCGGAAGGCGTGGGCCTGTCGGCCATCGCCGAACGCTACGGTACCCCGACCTACGTCTATTCGCGTGCCCACATCGAGGCCCAGTACCGTAGCTACGCCGACGCCCTGCAAGGCACCGAGCACCTGGTGTGCTTTGCGGTCAAGGCCAACTCCAACCTCGGCGTACTGAACGTGCTGGCGCGCCTGGGCGCAGGCTTCGACATCGTCTCTGGCGGTGAGCTGGAGCGCGTGCTGGCCGCTGGCGGCCGTGCCGACCGCGTGGTGTTCTCCGGCGTTGGCAAGACCCGCGACGACATGCGCCGTGCCCTGGAAGTCGGCGTGCACTGCTTCAACGTCGAATCCACCGATGAACTGGAGCGCCTGCAAGTGGTGGCCGCCGAGATGGGCAAGGTTGCCCCGGTCTCGCTGCGGGTCAACCCGGACGTCGACGCCGGCACCCACCCGTACATCTCCACCGGCCTGAAAGAAAACAAGTTCGGCATCGCCATCGCCGATGCCGAGGCCATCTACGTGCGCGCCGCGCAGCTGCCGAACCTGGAAGTGGTCGGTGTCGACTGCCACATCGGCTCGCAGCTGACCACCGTCGAGCCTTTCCTCGATGCCCTCGACCGCCTGCTGGTGCTGGTCGACCGCCTGGCCGAGTGCGGCATCCACCTGCGCCATCTGGACCTGGGTGGCGGTGTCGGCGTACGTTACCGCGATGAGGAGCCGCCGCTGGTGGGCGACTACATCAAGGCCATCCGCGAACGCGTTGGCGACCGCGACCTGGCACTGGTGTTCGAACCGGGCCGCTATATCGTGGCCAACGCCGGCGTCCTGCTGACCCGCGTGGAATACCTCAAGCACACCGAACACAAGGACTTCGCCATCATCGATGCGGCGATGAACGACCTGATCCGCCCGGCCCTGTACCAGGCCTGGATGGGCGTCAGTGCGGTCAAGCCACGCACAGGCGAAGGCCGTGCCTACGACCTGGTCGGCCCGATCTGCGAGACTGGCGACTTCCTCGGCAAGGACCGCGTGCTGAACCTGGCCGAAGGTGACCTGCTGGCCGTACAGTCCGCGGGCGCCTATGGTTTTGTCATGAGCTCCAACTACAACACCCGTGGCCGTTGCGCTGAAATCCTGG